Genomic window (Polaribacter batillariae):
TTGGGGTACAGGCGCACAGAGTTTAAATGATTATGCCAACCGTTCTTGGGCAGGCTTAACCAAAGGATTTTATAAAAAACGTTGGCAAATGTTTATCGATGATGTTACTACATCCGTAGAAAATAACAAACCGTTTGATAAAGATGCATTCTTTAAAAAAGTAACACAGTTCGAATGGGATTGGACACAAGGAAACGAACTATATGAAGCAAAACCAAAAGGAAATTCGGTTCAAATAGCCAAAGACTTGGTAGCGAAATATCGTACTTATTTTAATAATTAGAATGGTAATTAAAAAAATAGGTGCTTAATATATGATATGTATTGTGGCTATCTATCGAGTTTCTTGTTTTTGCATGGTAGTCAAAAATCTTCTAAAGCTTACAATTAGGGTACTATCATAACAATAGAAACAAAAAAAGAGGAGCTAATAAATTTAAAATATATATGAATAATAAAATATTAAAAATTACCATACTTACTTTTGGAATGTTATTTAACTTTGCTTGTTCGAAACCTGATACTTTAGAAGTAGAAAAAGAACCTGAAGAAATTTTAGAAACAGATACCGAAATAGGTTTCGTAAAAACGTTAAAAGGAAATTATAATGTTGGAGAACAAGTAGAAATTGTTGGTTTCAATATAAAAAACACATCTTCAACAAAAGTAAAAATTACAGAAATTTCATCAAAAATAAGAGGATTTGGAGATGATAAATCAGTAAAATATTCTGCAATAATTTCAGAAAATATTGAGATTCCTATTGGAGGCACATTTTCAACCCCACAAAAATCCATTTTTACAATTCCAAATAGTTTGGCTAAAGATGCCTATGCAGTTTCTATTTATCTAAAATTTTCTGATGGTGCCCAAAGAGAGCTGTATAAAACATTTTTTAGAGTTTCAGATACCCAAACATTACTTACTTATAAAATTGATAAAGAAGAATATAACGGTTTGCCTGTTTTTAAATTAAGAGGTGGCTTAAGTGCAGAATATACGGTTCAAAAATCGGCAGCTTCATTTGTTTCTGGAATTTCACATTCATGGACTTCTCCTATAGAAACCATTGCATCTACACCAGATTTTTTAGAACGTTCGATAAACAACACTATCGATTTTTATGACGGTACTGTTGGAGCAACCACACCTATTGAAACTGTAATTATTTCTACCGGAATTCCAGGCGTACAATATTTGGCTCGTAATATGAAAGGGGTTGTTTTACCATTGCATTTTTTAGTGGCTTCTGGTACTGTAAAAGAAGCACAAACTATTTTAGAGTATGCTAATAATTCTGGTTATAAATCTTATGGTACAATTGGGCATGATTTTTCAATTACAAATACGCAAAGTGTTGGCTGGATAAAATTACTAGATTTACCAACACAATACAAAAAATTTATAGAAGATCATCAAGTAAAAAATGTTATTTTATTAGGGCATACTGGTACCGATGATGGAGAAACACAGGCACAAAAAGTAGCAGATACCCGTGGTAAATACGAAGAAAACTCTTTATATTTAATGCGTTTTTCTGGAGATGCTTCTGATGGATATTTAAAACAAATTTTAAGTGATTACGAGGCTACAAGACTATCAAGTGTAACAAAAGTAGCCGATTGGGAAGCTGGTATTATTCCTGCACAAATAAATAATTTTAGTGCATCTGTAAAAGCAAAAACCAGTGCAACTGTAACTGCGGTAACCGCAAACGATGGTGTGCATTTATGGAATTTAGGAACATATACATCATTAGCATTAATCAAAAAAAATCAAACCATTTTCGAAGTTGGTGGACCTGCTGTAAGAGGTATTTCTACCAACCAATATTTGTTAGGAAACCCAAGTTACGAAAGTTATATTAGATATGTACCTTTCTTGTATTTCGCAGGTTTTACAGCCGAATTTCAATATAATAATTGGTTGAGTACCAAAATAAAATCGGCAGTAAATAGTTATTTTCCAGACATTGTTTTTGAAGATTTAACATTTTGGACAAATGATGCTTCTATGGATGCTTTATTAAAAACAAAAGGCTTAAAAGTTAGGTCTAGTAACTATTCTGCAGGTCAAGTTTGGGATATCAGTAATGGTTTAAATAGCTTAACAGAAGTAAGAGCAGTAGATATTTTGAGCAAAACAACGCCATCTGCATTTAAAACTTGGAACGACAATTTAGAGTTTTTAGATTTAAACGATTTACAAGAGGTTTCAAATAAGTTTCCAGAAATTAAAGTAGAACAAAAATAATTCGATAAATTAAATTTTAATGAAAATCGTAAAGTATATATTCTTAATATTAATTACAGTATTCGTAGGTTGTAAGTCTAAATCTAAGAATAAAGTTGTTGGAAAAGGAATTCCTCCTTTAACAGCAAATATACAGTTTAACAAAGATGCTTATAAAGCAGGAGACCTTATTAAAACAACCATTTCTCTTGAAAATAAAAGTGAAGTAGCTGTGGTTGTAGAAGATTTGGCGCTTAAAATAGTTAATATTTCTAAGGGTTCTGATTCGATTGTAAAAGAGCTGAAAAATGTTGGTTTTAAATGGAAAGCAGGAGAAAAACATACAGAAACATTAAATATTGAGTTGCCAAAAGCTTTTAAAGAAGGCGCTTATGGCGTTTACATCACTCAAAAACAAAAAGGGTTTGAGGCAGATGAAACCTATGAGACGTTTTTCAGAATAATTACAGATGATGAGCTTACCGTTTTTAATATTGAAACAGAAAAAGTAAAGGGTGTTCCTGTTTTTAAATTAGATGGTGGTATGAGTGCAGAATATATCGTTGAGAAATCTGCCGAAAATTTAACTTCTGGAATTTCTCATTCTTGGGAGGTAAATGCACCTGGATCAGGCCCAAATCACGTATTGGGCACACCTAATTACTTAGAAAAATCGGTTAATAAAACCGTCGAATTTTATAACAAAACTTTTGGAGACGATGCAGAAATAGAAACCGTATTAATAAGTACTGGTTTTCCATCAATCCCTTATATTTCTAATGCATTAAAAGCACCAGTTTTACCTTTGCATTTTTTGGTAAGTGTAAATACAGCAAAAGAAATTCAAACCATTTTAAAAACAGCGAACGATAATGGTATTGCGTCTTATGCCACATTAAGTCACGACCCTTCTGTACCTTATGCCGTGTCTTGGATTAAACTGTTAGAATTACCACAAGCATACAAGAACTTCATTAAAAAACACAATGTAAAAAATGTTGTAATTCTGGGAGCCACAGGAACCAATGGTGGAGAAACCAAAGCAAAACAATTGTTATATGATAATAATTTAAAAGGCGAATATGCAGATAGAAGTATTTATATTATGTATCCTGGCACATCTCCAGATGATGTAAAAACTTTAAATGATAAAATTGTTGATTTAAAAGACTTTAAACAGCAAGAAAATTTTATTCAAATAGCAGATTGGGAAAGTGGTATCAACCAAAAACAGTTAACAAATTTTGTTGCAGATGCCAAATCTATTAACAATTCTGTAAACGCCATTACAATTACAGCAGAATCATTAGGCAGGCTATATGCTTTGGGAGGTTATAGTACTTTGGCTTTAATGCACAAAAATAAAGATAAATTTAGTGATGTAAAAGGTGTTATTTTTAATCCGTATTTAATTGCACACCCAACTATTGAGATGAAAAAAGGGTTTGTACCTTTATTGTATTGGCAGTTGGTAGGGGCAAATTACACGGTTTATAATATGGAAAACGACCTCTTAAAAGCGATAAAACATTACTACCCACAAACCAATCCTAAAAAATTAAAACTGTGGCTTAATTCTACTCGAAATTTTGGTGCAAAATGGTCTGCAAATAATTTAAAGAAAGAACTTACCAAAAAAGGATATACCAATTTTGTAGAAAATAATTACGAAGTAGATGAAGTTTGGGATTTATCTGATGAGGTAGATTCACCCAGTGAAAAATTGTTTAAAGAGATTGATAAAACTTATGGTTTCGACAATTTAAAAAAATGGAGAAACTCTCTAAAATCTTTATCTATTGAAGATATGAAAGAATTATCAGAGTTGTTTGGCGGATTTGAAGTTGAAGTAAAATAAATGTTGTTTAGCATTTAAAAAGTGAATGGCACTTTCATGTCTTTATACTTACAAAACTATATTTAAGGATGTGTTATGAAAATTTATGAAGTAAAATCAATTACAGATACTCTTTTAAAGGCAATTAATATTTTAATTCCGCAACTAACTTCAAGTTCTATTCTTTTGACTAAAAAAGAATTAGAAGACATTATAACATCAGAAAACACAGTACTTTTTATTGCAGAAGAAAAAGAGATAATTTTAGGAACTTTAACTTTAGTACTTAATAAAATCCCTACAGGGAGTAAAGCATGGATTGAAGATGTTGTTGTTGATGAAGCAGCCAGAGGGAAAGGCGTGGGAAAAAAAATCACCCAATTTGCTGTAGATTACGCTTTAAATAAAGGCATTACAAAAATAGATTTAACGTCAAGTCCCGAAAGAATAGCTGCAAACAACTTATATCAAAAACTAGGGTTTAAAAAACGCAAAACGAACGTGTATAGATTGCATCGATAAATCATCTATAAAACTGAAATATAAAACATTTTAATTTAAAATATCAATGCTACAAATTAATAAATCTTATTGTTTTTTATCTCTATATTTTTTGAAGCACTAAAATGCAATATATCTTTTAGTTGAATACGATCTTTTGTTTTAATCGTATTCCTTGTGAAGTCGATATTTTCAATATTTTTAGCATAAAGCACTTTTCCTTTTTTTATATTGAATTGATTATCCGATATTCGAATGTTTTTATGAACAAAACGTTCCTTGATAATTTCTGTATTTTCGGGACGAATATTTATTACTGGCTCTCCACATTCCATAAACCTATTGTTTTTAATGGTAACATCAGTTACATAGCCAGATTCAAACCAGCTGTTGGCATCGTTAGCAATTAGAATACCACTCATACTTGTTTTAATAAACTCATTGTTTTCGATTCGCGTTTTTCCTCTGGAGGTAACCAAAATACCACGCGTAGGAATGCGGGTTATTGTGTTGTTTAATATAGTTACATTGGGTGTCCATGTTGTGTTTTCAAGCACATCTTCTAAATGAATATCAGTAGAAATGGGGTTTTCAAGAGTAAGTTCCATTTCCTTTGGGTTTAACAAATTAGCTGTTGCAATTTTGTTTTTTGAATACGGAATTAATGTTGTATTACGAATAAACTCAATACTATCTCCTTCATGAAAGGCTTCGAATCCAAAAGTTTGTGGATGCATAAAACGCACTTTTATTTTTCTGTTAGACAGTTTTTCCACAATACGTAAATGAGTTCCGTGTATGTTAATAGCATCGTCATTGGCTGCTGATAAAAATGAGTTTTTAATGATGATATCTCCTTTACATCCCGAAAAATGAAGAATATCTGCCCATGCAGCACAGGTTCTTTTTGAATTGTCTTTGGGTTTTACAGAAAAGTTATTAAATGTAAGATTTTCACTAAATTGACTTACAACGCCCATACCATGCATAAAATGAATGGTTACATTTTTCCATGTTATATTTTTACTGCTATCGGTAAAAAAGGCAGCGTAATCACGAAATGTATTTCTATTCTGATAGGTATAACCTGCTACAAAGCCTAGGTTTTTATCAAAAAACATGCGTACCTTACTATTTTCCATTTCCAAAAAGCGAAGCTTTTTAGAAGGCATGTATTTTCTAATTACGGTTTTTGCTTTAGGGTTAAACTCTTGCCATAATGGCTGCACCTTATGCTGCCAGTTTTCGCCTACCCAAGTTAAAGTGCTATCAACAATACTGTACTTAGAATCAGGATGAATTTGTATATCAGCAAAATGCTTTGTTGTTTGAACAACCTTAAATTCTGATACAGTAGGACGTTTGTAGTCAAACGATAAATTTTGAATGTTGATGTTTTTTGAATTTTCGATGCCCATTTCCATCACTTTACCTCTAAAAACTATTTCGGCTCCATTTCCATTTAAATGCACGTTCTCGGCATTCAACAAATAAAAAGCCACGGACTTTAAACTGTCAGGAGCATCGTTTGTATTAGAAATTTGAAACTTTTTTTTATAGGCGTTCTTAGGGTAAAAATTATATGTACCTGTTGCAAATTTTACAGTAATCGGATTTTCTTTTGTTCCCTTTCCTGTTAAAAACAAAGATTCTTTAAAATCACCAATAGATAGAATTTCAATAGTATTTCCTTCTGTTAATTGTAGTTCGTTTACCGGTTTGAAAGTTTTCCAAGGATGTGCTTTTTCTAATCCAGAGTTGGTGTCATTACCAATATTTGGGTCTATATAATAAGTAACCCCTGTTTTGGAAAAAACACGATTATGTATTTCTGGGTAGCTATTCTCTGTGGAGGTAGAGTTTTGTACATTGTTACAGCTCCAAATAAAAAAAGAAATAACACAGTAATAATAAATAACGAAAAGGCGATACATTTTCATAATAAAAAATATTCTATTATAGTTTTATAAAAATACGTTTTTTATATAACCAATAAGCAGGTATATAGCAAAGCAAAGTGTAAGCAATAGCGTATAATAAAGATGCTAACTTTGGGGTAACACCCAAAGAAGTTACTGTTTCAAAAAACCAAATATTGGTTGACTGTCCGTTTATCAAGTTCCAATCTAAAAAAACAGGATGCAAAACATGAAATAAAACATACATTGTAATGGCATTAGAGCCAAATACAACGCCCATTTTAGTTCCTTTTTTATAACCTAAATAATCTATTAAGAATACAGATGCAGCAAGAGTAAGCATCGCAAAGCCACCAGCATACAATACAAAAGAACTAGACCAAATATTTTTGTTTAAAGGAAAATGCCAACTCCATACAATACCAATTAATAAAGCAGTAAAGCCTAAAAAGAAAAGCCACATTATTTTTTCTGGGAGTGTTTTTTTGGAAGTTAAAAGCGTTCCTGTTAGCATTCCTAAAATTCCGGTAACAATTGCAGGAAATGTACTAAAGAATCCCTCTGGAACCCATTGGCCTTTTGTAAGATTTAAAACATAAGAGTCTATCCAATGTGCTACATTTTTCCCAGGTTCTAAAATGCCGGTTCCTAAATTAGGAATAGGTATAAAATACATACATAACCAATAACCAACTAAAATAACAATTCCCGTATATAGTTGTTGTTTCCAATGGGTATGTAAAAATAGAAATGCACAGACTACATAGACAATAGAAATTCTAGCAAGAACACCAGTATAACCAATTCCAGACCACCCATAATTTAAAAAGTCGAAGTTTGGAAAAAGGTTTAAAAGTATGCCCACAGCCATAATTTTTAAAAAGCGTAAAATTATTTTAGGGTAAAGTGCTTTAGTTGAGGTTCCTTTGTCTTTTTTATTCCCAAGAGAAATGGCAATAGCAATGCCCACAATAAAAATAAAAAATGGAAATATTAGATCAGTAGGTGTAGTGTTGTTCCAGGCAGCATGTGTCACGGGTAAATATACATGTTCCCAAGTTGCAGGCGTGCTTACCAAAATCATGGCAGCTATGGTATAGCCGCGCATAACATCTAAGGCTAAAATTCTATTTTTCATTTTTGTATTTAGGATTTAAAGTAGCTTGTTTGGCCTGCATGGATTGTTGCAATTCGTGCAATTTTAAACTAAGCGCTTTTACTTTTTCTGGGTTGCTACTAGAAAGGTCTTGTTTTTCTCCTATGTCAGTTCTTAAATTATAGAGTTCTTTTGTGTTGGTTTCGTAAAACTCGATAAGTTTCCAATCTCCTTGTTTTATGGCTGCTCCAGGCGTCCAGCCACTACCATGGTAATGTGGATAGTGCCAAAAAAGCTCTTTTCTTTTTAATTTGTATTTAGCATTTTTTAAAATTGGACTCAAATCCTTACCATCTACTATGTGATTGGAATTCAATGAAATTTTAGCCAAAGAAGTTATCGTTGAATAAAAATCATGGCTTACAACAGGTTCGTTACTTATTTGGTTTTCTTTGTTAAAATGTGTGGGTTTTATAAGTAATGGTACACGAATACCTCCTTCATACAACCACCCTTTCCCCGCTCTTAATGGTGAAACAGATGTTGGTGCTACTTGCAAATATCCTTTTTGTATGGTTGCCAAACCGCCATTGTCTGAAGTGAAAATAATGGTTGTATTCTCATATAGTTTTTTCTCTTTTAATTTAGCAATAAGTTTACCAATATTCTTATCCATCGCGTAAACCATAGAGGCATAATTGGGGTTTAATTGATTTAAGGTTGTAAAACCTTTACCTTCTTTTTCTTGTTGAATTTCTTGATTTTTTAAAGTTTTTAATTTGTCTTGAAATTTCTTAAGATATTTTTTATTTGCTTGAATAGGTGTGTGTACCGTGTAATAATTTAGATAAAGAAAAAATGGTTTGTAGCTAATGGTATCTAAAAATGAGGTAGATTCATTGGTTAGCCTATCCGTTAAATATTCTCCAATTGGGCCATCTTTTAATTTAGGGTTTTTATAAGGCGAATAATAACCTCCAGGAGGATGCCCAACATGGTTACCAGCAATATTGGTTTTAAACCCTTGATTTTCTGGAAAAAAACCTTCGTCTCCTAAATGCCATTTTCCTGCAAAAAAAGTTTCGTACCCATCTTTTTGTAATATTTCTGCAATGGTAACTTCGTTTAAGGGCAAACTATCTAAATCTTTAGGACCCAATAATTTTCTGTTTTTTGGGTCGTTTCCAGGAATCCAATCTGTTATATTTAATCTGGCAGGATGTTTACCAGTTAAAATAGAGGCTCTGGTGGGAGAACAAATTGATGCTGAAGCATAAGCATTTGTAAATTGCACACTGTTTTTACTTAAGGCATCAATATTTGGTGTTTCGTAAAAGGTACTTCCATTATAACCAACATCCATCCAGCCTAAATCATCAACCAAAATAAACAAGAAATTTTGTTTGTTTTTAAGTGGTGTTTTTTTCTTTATTGACGAACAAGAAGTAAGTGTAAAAATTATAATTATTGCCGAAAGATATTTTTTTAGAAATTGCATTTTTTTGATATTTTATAAGTTTACCTCGCAAAAATATTATTTAATCTACTTTTTTTTGCCATAAAACCCATAAGATGGCTTTCTATTGAGGCGTATATAGTTGAAGCTAATAAAGAAGCATCTTTTTTAGAAACGGTTTGCAACCAATTTTTTACCAAACGCCAATCGCCACCTCCATGACCATGACCTTGGTAATCTTTTACATCTTTATGCACATTCCATTCACTTTGTTTCCTTGTTCTAAAATTTGTGTGAACAAATAAATTTTCGCATATCTCCAGAAATATCTCCCATAGATGTTTGGCAGTTACAATTCCTATGCGTTGGCTATTTCTATGCGTGAAATGGTAACTTTTGGTAATTTTTTTACCTCCAATATTCCTCATGTAATAGGGGTAATAGGTATCTCTATATTTATTTATATGCGGATTATGTGTACAGGAACCATCCCAAAATTGCTGAGCTCTTGCAGGTAATGCTGTTTTTTTATGGATAAAAGGGCCACAGGTTTTTTTCGCAACAGCTACAGCAATTTCACTATGTGTTAACCAACCTAAAAAGGTTGTGCTTTTCGGCCATCTGGCGTACAATAAGTCATACAAACCATTGGGATCTTTTGTGACAGAACCACTCCAAATAAACCAATTTTTATCTTTTAGAATGTTTTTAAAATGTAGCTTTTGTAGCATTTTGCCTATTGGTGTTTCAGCTTCAATATATTTATTTTTAGAAGTAAAAAATTTAAACCAAGGTATGGTTAAGCCTATAGTGGTGCCTGTTATTTTTTGAAAGCTTTTTCTTCTATCCATATTTTAATAAAATATTTTAGACTTATTTATGTTTATTCTTTTATTATGGCAATCTCATCAATAACTAAATCTTTACTCTTCAATTTTAATTTTAACACCCCATCTTGGCTATCTTCACGCATGATATGGTATTTTATAAGTCCGTTGTTGTTTACTTTTTTGTTTGATGTTGTACGACCTTCAAAATTAATAAATTCAATATTTTTGGTGTTTTTTAATTTAAGGTAGAATGTACCTAAAATACCTTTTGGGCAATTAATTACCAAACTGGTTTCGTTGCTATTCCAACCCTCTTTATTTTGATGTTTTGTAGTAACGGTATAGTTAGAATTGAATAAAAGAAGAGATTGATCGTTATCTTTTTTCCATGCTATATTAGCGTTTTCTTTTAGTTTTCCGGAAGCTTTTATATAAACAATAGGGTCTTTATATTGTTTAGGAATGGTTACATTATTTGTTGAAGCGGTAAGTGAAAATAAGCCAGACAACCATTCTTTAGATACAGAAGTTGTTGGGTCGAAATTTTTAGAATTCATGTATTTTAGTAAGCTGAATTTTAATTGTTGAGTTGCAGGAGAAGTGTTATTAGTAATATCGAAACCAGAAACCATTAATTTTCCTTTACCAACTTTTAATTCGAATAGAATGCCCATTTTATTATTTCTATGAAAATCGTCTATGGGTTGAGCTATAGGTATGTAGTTTGCAGGTAATTCATTCAAAACGAAGGCTTTTGAGTTTTTACTAATGGGTTCCCATTGCCAATCGCTATGAAAATTGGTTGGAAATTTAGAAAACGCGTTATTTTTGTGATCAACTAACAAGCCAATATTTGTTTTTCCTTGTCCAGAAAAATAAGTTAGCGACCAATACAGAGAATAAAAATCAAATTTTACACTGGTTTTTGTGGAACCTAATTTAGAAGCATTCAGTAATACCGATTTTCCTTCTTCCAAGGCTTTTAAGGTGGTTTCATCAAAAGAATTGGTTTCTAAAACAGTGTTATTTACTACTTTTGGCGTTTTTTTAGGAAACACCCAAACATTCCAATCATTTTTAAATTCTGTACCTTCAATAGCAATTTCTATTTTTAATTGAGTTGCTTTTTTAATTGTTTGTAGTGAAAATTGATGTGTGCCCACAGACGTTACTGTTCCATTTTTAATTGTTTTGTTCATTAGTCTTTCTGAAAATAAAATCTTGTTAGTTTCATCAGAAACACTATATACAATCGTTTTATCTTTTAAATCATGTTTATTATAATGAGAAATTTCAGATGTAACGGTTAAGGTTTCATCATTTGTAAAAACAAATTTTTCAAACCTTGCCAAAGGTACAGTAGTATTAAAGTGCTTTCTAAATTCTTTAGGTGTTGTAATGTTTTTAGAATCCCAAAAAGCATCTAACCAGCCAATTAAAGCTTCTCCCTGACCAGGGTAATCGTTAATGCCTAATAATTGAATTCCTGCACAACTCGGCGTTCTTAAAAAAGACTCGATTTCATATTTGTATAAAAGTTGATTTAAAGCTCCTGATGCCAACTGAAAGTCTCTCGATTGGTTTTCAATACCATTTTTGCGAGCTTGTTCTCTAAAGGCTTCAAAATTTCTAGCTTTTAAAGCTCCCGTATATTTTTTAATTTCTTCCCAATTTGGGTACACAGGCCATTGCCCAATTTCATGTGCAATAATGGGAATGTTATTTGGACCATATACATTTTCATAATCCCAATTTGTACTAGGTTTTAGGGTACCTCTTACCAAACCTACACCGTCTATAAAATGTGTGGCAGCATAATCGCAATGTTTGGTTATTTTTCTTGCGGTAGATACTGCATATAATCTTCTCGGGTCACGTTTTTTTAATTCGCCAATCCATTTATCAGTAACATCAAAATCGGCACTTCCTAATTCGTTTCCGATACCGAACATTATAAAAGAAGGGTGGTTTCCGTAAGTATCTATAACACGATCCATTTCTGCACGAATAAATTTATCTCGTTCAGGAGATTTTCCAACACCAACAGTGTTTTTCATCCACCAGTCTATCCAAACACTTGCTTCTGCTTGAATATAAATACCTAATTTATCGGCAGCTACAAAAGCAGCTTCTGGCGGACACCAAGAATGAAAACGGACATGATTCAGTCCATAATCTTTATATATTTTAAAAATACGTTCCCAATCTTCGACTTTGCAAGAAGGATAGCCAGTTAGTGGAAAATGAACATTGTCTAAATTTCCTCTTAAAAAAATAGGCATATTATTGATATTTATTTTAGTACCATCTTGACTTACCTTTCTTAATCCAAACGACTCTGTAGAAGAGGCTATAACTTTATGATCAACCTCTAAACTTGTTTTTAATTCGTATAAATTTGGTGTGAATTCACTCCATGGTTTTACTGCTTTATTTAAAGAAATTTTAAATGCTTTTTCGAATTCATTACCAGTTTTTTTAGAGGTAAGCACAATTTCGCCTGTTTCTAAATTAGAAATCACAAAATTTATTGTTGCTTTTTGTGGCAACTGTCCTCGAATATTTAATTTTACTGAAATTTCATCTCCATCAAAATTACCAGAAATCGTTGTTTTTTCAATATGAAGATTATTTTTAGCAATGAGTTCCATTCTGCCCACAATACCATTCCATAAGGTTTGTGTATGCTCTGTGTAAGCGTGACCTTTTTTACCAATGTCGTGAATCATTTCATTGTTTACACGAATAGTTAATGTATGGTTTCCTGGAGTTAAATTTCCTAAATTATGAATATGAGGCGTACCCAAAGCATCTTTGGTATCTTTTTCGATACCATCTACATACACTTTAGACTCCCACAATACACGCTCTAAAAACAATTCAATTTTTTTATTTTTCCATTTTTTAGGAATTTCTATATTTTTAGAATAGTACGCTCGACCAACATATTTGTAATTAGGAGTTAACATAGCAGTATCTGCAACTATAGTTTTAACCCCATACCCATTTTCATTTAATGATCCTGGAAGTTGTAGCGTGTTTTCTGAAATTAACTCTTTTGGAAGTCCTTTATTTAAAGAGTCTAAAAAAACGTTCCACGTTCCTGAAAGGTCTTTTACCATGGAGTTGTTTTTTGTGGAGCAACTATAAAAGAAAGTAAATAGAACGATAACAGCAAGAGAATAAGAGAGTTGGTTTTTTTTAAACATACTTATTTGTTGAAATTTTAATGATTCTTTCAAAAATATTTCTTTTTCAAAAAAATAAGGTTTAAATATTGGTTTATGAGGTACGAATAATAATTTTTTAAACTTTCTAAGAAAATAATTAGCTTATTAATTATAATTCTTTTCCAATTAATAAATGTTTTGTCGCTTTTAACTTAAACCGATAATCGAACAATTAAGACCAAAAAGAAAA
Coding sequences:
- a CDS encoding GNAT family N-acetyltransferase, encoding MKIYEVKSITDTLLKAINILIPQLTSSSILLTKKELEDIITSENTVLFIAEEKEIILGTLTLVLNKIPTGSKAWIEDVVVDEAARGKGVGKKITQFAVDYALNKGITKIDLTSSPERIAANNLYQKLGFKKRKTNVYRLHR
- a CDS encoding right-handed parallel beta-helix repeat-containing protein; amino-acid sequence: MKMYRLFVIYYYCVISFFIWSCNNVQNSTSTENSYPEIHNRVFSKTGVTYYIDPNIGNDTNSGLEKAHPWKTFKPVNELQLTEGNTIEILSIGDFKESLFLTGKGTKENPITVKFATGTYNFYPKNAYKKKFQISNTNDAPDSLKSVAFYLLNAENVHLNGNGAEIVFRGKVMEMGIENSKNINIQNLSFDYKRPTVSEFKVVQTTKHFADIQIHPDSKYSIVDSTLTWVGENWQHKVQPLWQEFNPKAKTVIRKYMPSKKLRFLEMENSKVRMFFDKNLGFVAGYTYQNRNTFRDYAAFFTDSSKNITWKNVTIHFMHGMGVVSQFSENLTFNNFSVKPKDNSKRTCAAWADILHFSGCKGDIIIKNSFLSAANDDAINIHGTHLRIVEKLSNRKIKVRFMHPQTFGFEAFHEGDSIEFIRNTTLIPYSKNKIATANLLNPKEMELTLENPISTDIHLEDVLENTTWTPNVTILNNTITRIPTRGILVTSRGKTRIENNEFIKTSMSGILIANDANSWFESGYVTDVTIKNNRFMECGEPVINIRPENTEIIKERFVHKNIRISDNQFNIKKGKVLYAKNIENIDFTRNTIKTKDRIQLKDILHFSASKNIEIKNNKIY
- a CDS encoding acyltransferase family protein gives rise to the protein MKNRILALDVMRGYTIAAMILVSTPATWEHVYLPVTHAAWNNTTPTDLIFPFFIFIVGIAIAISLGNKKDKGTSTKALYPKIILRFLKIMAVGILLNLFPNFDFLNYGWSGIGYTGVLARISIVYVVCAFLFLHTHWKQQLYTGIVILVGYWLCMYFIPIPNLGTGILEPGKNVAHWIDSYVLNLTKGQWVPEGFFSTFPAIVTGILGMLTGTLLTSKKTLPEKIMWLFFLGFTALLIGIVWSWHFPLNKNIWSSSFVLYAGGFAMLTLAASVFLIDYLGYKKGTKMGVVFGSNAITMYVLFHVLHPVFLDWNLINGQSTNIWFFETVTSLGVTPKLASLLYAIAYTLLCYIPAYWLYKKRIFIKL
- a CDS encoding sulfatase — its product is MQFLKKYLSAIIIIFTLTSCSSIKKKTPLKNKQNFLFILVDDLGWMDVGYNGSTFYETPNIDALSKNSVQFTNAYASASICSPTRASILTGKHPARLNITDWIPGNDPKNRKLLGPKDLDSLPLNEVTIAEILQKDGYETFFAGKWHLGDEGFFPENQGFKTNIAGNHVGHPPGGYYSPYKNPKLKDGPIGEYLTDRLTNESTSFLDTISYKPFFLYLNYYTVHTPIQANKKYLKKFQDKLKTLKNQEIQQEKEGKGFTTLNQLNPNYASMVYAMDKNIGKLIAKLKEKKLYENTTIIFTSDNGGLATIQKGYLQVAPTSVSPLRAGKGWLYEGGIRVPLLIKPTHFNKENQISNEPVVSHDFYSTITSLAKISLNSNHIVDGKDLSPILKNAKYKLKRKELFWHYPHYHGSGWTPGAAIKQGDWKLIEFYETNTKELYNLRTDIGEKQDLSSSNPEKVKALSLKLHELQQSMQAKQATLNPKYKNEK